The Polluticoccus soli sequence GTTTGCATAAATTTCATATTGACAATCAACTAAAAACAAATTATACATTTTCACAACTGTTAACAGCTTGTTTTAATCACTGTTTCTGAAGCAGTTAGATGAGGAATAAGTTCTACAAAATGTAGAGATTTAATCGACATGAAAAAGAAGTTCAGGGTAATCATCAGTGCATTTGCTATATCATTCGTCATAATGGCCGGACTGTCAATCTATTCTTTAAAACAGTTTGGCGCACTTAGGGACTATTCCAACCAGGTAGATCATACAAACAGGGTTATCACGCAATTATACAGGCTGGAAAGCCTGCTTAAAGAGCTGGATATTAAGGAGCGGGGGTATATGCTTACGCACGACAGTACTTATATACTAGAGATGCTGGCGGCTTCGCGTCATATCCAACCCATCCTTGATAACGTCAAAGTGCTAACGCGCGATAATGAAGTGCAGAAAAAAACATTTGTACTCCTGAAGAGCACTATAGCATTGCGTTTGTCTGATATCAAGGACAACCTGAAATATGTCGATACGACCAAAAACCCGGGTGTATCGCCGTATTATTTCCAGGGAAGAGAGCGAAAACTGGAAAGTATCAATTTCATTGCGGAGATGCTGAAGCGTGAGGATAAGATGCTTCGGGAGAAATTTCAGGGCAAACGATATTACCAGCAAATTGCCAGCAATACACTCATCTATTTGTTGATAGTATTTGGTCTGGTAACACAAGCGCTGTTCCTGTTGATGGTGAAGGAACTAAAAATACGCTTGAGCGCACAGGATGAACTACAAACTAAACTAGCCGATCTGAGTCGTTCTCACGCCGAACTGGAACAGATCGCTTTTGCGGCATCGCACGATCTGCAGGAGCCGCTACGCAAGATCAGGATATTCAGTAACCGCTTGCTGCTACTTAAGGATAGTAATAACCCGGAGATGAAAGACACAGTGGACAGGATAAGCGCCTCAGCCGAGCGAATGCAGGAACTGATAGACGACATGGTGAACCTGACCAGCCTGATAAAGGAGGAAGGCGAAAAAGAAGAAGTGGACCTGAATGGGACGGTCAAAAACGTACTATTGGAGCTGGACGAGCGAATTAAAAACCAGAAAGCCGTGATACACCGGGAGGTATTACCTGAACTCTACGGTTATCCAAGACAGTTCCATATCCTGTTCAAATCGTTGCTCGATAATTCGCTGAAGTTTACACGTGACGAGGTAATACCGGTTATCGCCATCAGGGCCGATAAAACAACCGGTGAGGAGTTGACACATATTCATAAAGACCTCGCGCAGAAAAGCTTTTACCGCATTACTATATCCGACAATGGTATTGGGTTTGACAATAAGTTTATCTCCAAAATGTTCAAGATATTCCAGCGTCTGCACACACAGCAATCAGAATTTGAGGGCAAAGGTATAGGCCTGGCAATATGCCAGCGCATAATGGTAAACCACGAAGGGTATATCATAGCGAATGGACATCCCGATGTAGGCGCTACGTTTAAACTGTTTTTCCCCGCATCTTGATATTAGCCACCTACCACGTCGCCACCGTTGATGTGGAGGATTTGACCTGTCATGTAAGAGCTGTCTTCTGAAGCAAGGTAGACATAGGCCGGCGCGATCTCGCAAGGATAGCCTGCCCTACCCATAGGTGTGTCCTCTCCAAACTTCTCGAGATGCTCTTTGTCGAAACTGTATACAACAAGCGGCGTCCATACAGGACCGGGGGCTACACCATTAACGCGGATCTTTTTCGGCGCAAGATTTTTTGCCAGTGAGCGGGTAAATGAAACTATAGCGCCTTTTGTAGATGCATAGTCGATAAGATGCTCGCTGCCGCGGTACGCCGTGACAGATGTGGTGTTGATGATAATACTATCGGCTTTCATCACTTCAAGAGCCGCCTGGGTAAAGTAGAAGAAAGAAAAAATATTCACTTCAAATGTGCGCACCAACTGCGATGTCTCTATGTTTCTCAGATCCTCATCGTCTTCATGCGTACCGGCATTGTTTACGAGAATATCCAATCGACTCAGTTCTTTATGGGTCATCGCTACTACCTCTTTGCAAAACCCTTCATCACTTATATCCCCTTTGAAAAGAAGGCATTGCTGACCCTCCTTTTCTACCATTTGCTGGGTTTCCCTTGCGTCATCGTCGCTTTTCAAATACACTATCGCAACATCCGCACCTTCCCGGGCATAGTGCACTGCAACCGATCGTCCTATACCGCTGTCGCCGCCGGTAATGATGGCTACTTTACCTTTCAGCTTGCCGGTTCCCTTGTAATAGCTCCTTATAGCCGGTTGATCCAGGTGGTGTTGGAATTCTTTTTTGCGGGCTATTTTGATATCGGTTTGCTTTTTGTCGGACATCG is a genomic window containing:
- a CDS encoding glucose 1-dehydrogenase, translated to MSDKKQTDIKIARKKEFQHHLDQPAIRSYYKGTGKLKGKVAIITGGDSGIGRSVAVHYAREGADVAIVYLKSDDDARETQQMVEKEGQQCLLFKGDISDEGFCKEVVAMTHKELSRLDILVNNAGTHEDDEDLRNIETSQLVRTFEVNIFSFFYFTQAALEVMKADSIIINTTSVTAYRGSEHLIDYASTKGAIVSFTRSLAKNLAPKKIRVNGVAPGPVWTPLVVYSFDKEHLEKFGEDTPMGRAGYPCEIAPAYVYLASEDSSYMTGQILHINGGDVVGG
- a CDS encoding sensor histidine kinase; translation: MKKKFRVIISAFAISFVIMAGLSIYSLKQFGALRDYSNQVDHTNRVITQLYRLESLLKELDIKERGYMLTHDSTYILEMLAASRHIQPILDNVKVLTRDNEVQKKTFVLLKSTIALRLSDIKDNLKYVDTTKNPGVSPYYFQGRERKLESINFIAEMLKREDKMLREKFQGKRYYQQIASNTLIYLLIVFGLVTQALFLLMVKELKIRLSAQDELQTKLADLSRSHAELEQIAFAASHDLQEPLRKIRIFSNRLLLLKDSNNPEMKDTVDRISASAERMQELIDDMVNLTSLIKEEGEKEEVDLNGTVKNVLLELDERIKNQKAVIHREVLPELYGYPRQFHILFKSLLDNSLKFTRDEVIPVIAIRADKTTGEELTHIHKDLAQKSFYRITISDNGIGFDNKFISKMFKIFQRLHTQQSEFEGKGIGLAICQRIMVNHEGYIIANGHPDVGATFKLFFPAS